The DNA segment TTTCACTATTCCCGCCCGGCGCTCATGTACGTATTCATGGGCCACATGAGCTACAAGGACACCAAGCCCTACGAGGACAGTCTCTGGAGGAAAAACCGGATTGACTTGGTAAGGGGCTGGGTTACCGAAATCGATACTGCCGGAAAAAAGCTCATCATGCACGAAAAAGATCCCGTTTCGTTCGATAAGCTGCTTGTCGCCACGGGATCCAAGTCAAACAAGTTCGGGTGGCCCGGCCAGGATCTCGGAGGAGTACAGGGCCTCTACAGTCTTATGGATCTCAGGCTTCTTTACGAGAACGTAAGGGAAGCCCGAAGCGCCGTTATCGTCGGAGGAGGCCTGATCGGGATCGAACTTGCCGAGATGCTCCATTCTCGCAATATCCACGTCACATTCCTGGTGAGAGAAAAGTCCTATTGGACTAACGTTCTTCCGATTGAGGAATCACAGATGATAAACCGCGTGATTCTGGAGCAGGGGATCGATCTCAGGCTCTTAACGGAGCTTAAGGAGATAGAAGGAAACGATTCGGGAAGAGTGCGGGGAGTTGTGACCAACAAAGAGGAATTTATAGAATGCCAGATCGTCGGTCTCACTGCGGGGGTAAGTCCCAACGTAGCCCTCGCCAAGGCAAGCGGGATAAAGACAGGGAGGGGGATCCTGGTTGACTGGAGCTTCAGGACCGATACCCCGGATGTTTTTGCCGCCGGGGACTGCGCCGAGATAATCACCGAGGGGGAGGGAAGGAATCTTATTCAGCAGGTCTGGTACACGGGCAAGAACCAGGGAAAAGTGGCGGGAGAGGTAATAGCCGGCCGACACAGCGTGTATGACCCGGGGATATGGTATAACTCGGCCAAGTTTTTCGATCTTGAGTACCAGACTTACGGTACAGTGAGAAACGTTCCGGTTGAAGGGGAGGACAATTTTTACTGGGAGCATCCCGATCACGGCCGTTCAATAAGAATCGTTACGAAAGACGGAGCCGTCTGCGGCATAAACGTCATGGGCCTTCGCTACAGCCACAGGGTTTGCGAGAGCTGGGTGGCGGAGAAGAGATCCCTTGACTATGTGCTCGATCATCTGGGGGATGCCAATTTCGATCCGGAATTCTATGAAAAATGCGAAGCGGAAATAATAAAGGAGATAAGAAAACAGGCTGCCTGATGGAACAAAACATTATAGATTACGATTTTAAGGAAGAAGCCCTTGGTTTTGAGGAACCGGAGAAGGCCCCGGACAAGCCGCTTGGAACTGGAGAAAAGCTTTCTCTTGCCGTTTTGGGCTTCGGAATACTGATGTTTGCTCTTCAGTCCATGGGCATGCCTCCGGGCGGAACATGGGCCGGATTTCTTCTGGTACTCCTTCCTGTTTTCTTCGGTACGGCGTTTTACTTTTACC comes from the Candidatus Dadabacteria bacterium genome and includes:
- a CDS encoding FAD/NAD(P)-binding oxidoreductase codes for the protein MRVAIIGNGVTGVAAALSIRRLQPDWEIVMISGESSFHYSRPALMYVFMGHMSYKDTKPYEDSLWRKNRIDLVRGWVTEIDTAGKKLIMHEKDPVSFDKLLVATGSKSNKFGWPGQDLGGVQGLYSLMDLRLLYENVREARSAVIVGGGLIGIELAEMLHSRNIHVTFLVREKSYWTNVLPIEESQMINRVILEQGIDLRLLTELKEIEGNDSGRVRGVVTNKEEFIECQIVGLTAGVSPNVALAKASGIKTGRGILVDWSFRTDTPDVFAAGDCAEIITEGEGRNLIQQVWYTGKNQGKVAGEVIAGRHSVYDPGIWYNSAKFFDLEYQTYGTVRNVPVEGEDNFYWEHPDHGRSIRIVTKDGAVCGINVMGLRYSHRVCESWVAEKRSLDYVLDHLGDANFDPEFYEKCEAEIIKEIRKQAA